A single genomic interval of Penicillium psychrofluorescens genome assembly, chromosome: 2 harbors:
- a CDS encoding uncharacterized protein (ID:PFLUO_003310-T1.cds;~source:funannotate), translating into MTQVACSRESAGCQRCRKTGDKCAYSRSGVIRRRRKRKNGTADSSPLNLDAAINCTSITPENNFSSDGVQCHLADDIEATRKRLRDLDTPEQQTSLDALSHLSKTCVSTGVQHEVSKRDTAAKDFFLFEEHATEWAEVFENALQKSGPLMSTPPPDVMDHLRAARPHKVRERAWLVMYYSIILNTVASTSLKERLQRNLWLALSDVGVLLEPSEANINALVLVLSQASEFTGPSLCWMLATSACRMLQALGVNQRRLDPQTRERRLIRFWHLNLLDKGLAIIFGRTPTFHREMVREIGLPSLEQIQPSRAHHTSTGASMIFGAHYMYQKILLSHLMDQIWHCLYGEAKPNDPSIEAASKDLISWYEQARKILDAAALSEKPFCDAQNARSIDVALRTIEFHFLHLTILLARSSAYMQAQCLDASKRMLHLLQDMAPESKEPHHPIIWQLRNLEENKEALAAMEHLPRYLKELSPRNSLAASLEGIANVFVQHARSVLCRQDPAGANAAVVAAQSSTLPLGSLPYDRPFDVDMLHSNSLFSNTASVMPTTGQLEIGNFDIELNNDLAIFTNSLDDDGMFDWLNWDSQAQKSEYAA; encoded by the exons ATGACGCAGGTCGCTTGCTCCCGGGAGAGCGCTGGATGCCAACGCTGTAGGAAGACCGGCGACAAATGCGCCTACTCGCGTTCTGGAGTAATTCGTCGAAGGAGGAAACGCAAGAATGGGACAGCTGACAGCAGCCCACTCAACTTGGACGCCGCTATCAACTGCACTTCTATTACTCCTGAAAACAACTTCAGTAGTGATGGTGTACAATGTCATCTAGCGGACGATATTGAAGCAACTCGCAAGCGGCTGCGCGACCTCGACACCCCGGAGCAGCAGACCTCTCTTGACGCGCTTTCCCATCTATCCAAAACCTGCGTGAGTACAGGTGTTCAGCATGAAGTTTCAAAGCGTGACACGGCGGCCAAAGATTTTTTTCTGTTCGAAGAACATGCAACAGAATGGGCTGAAG TCTTTGAAAACGCTCTTCAGAAAAGCGGACCATTGATGAGCACGCCGCCTCCGGACGTAATGGATCATCTCAGAGCAGCTCGTCCGCATAAAGTGCGTGAGAGAGCTTGGCTAGTCATGTATTACAGTATCATTCTCAACACAGTGGCGTCTACATCGCTCAAGGAAAGGCTTCAGCGCAATCTCTGGCTTGCTCTCAGCGACGTGGGCGTTTTGCTTGAACCCAGCGAAGCCAACATCAACGCATTAGTACTAGTATTGAGCCAGGCGTCAGAGTTTACAGGGCCGTCGCTATGCTGGATGCTCGCAACGAGCGCCTGCAGAATGCTGCAGGCGCTGGGAGTGAATCAACGCCGTCTCGATCCACAGACTCGTGAGCGGCGCCTGATAAGATTCTGGCATCTGAACCTGCTTGATAAAGGACTCGCTATCATCTTTGGCAGAACTCCAACGTTCCATCGAgagatggtgagagagaTTGGGCTCCCGTCGTTGGAACAGATCCAGCCCTCTAGAGCTCATCACACCTCAACCGGGGCATCTATGATCTTTGGAGCGCACTACATGTATCAGAAAATTCTACTTTCGCatctgatggatcagatctGGCACTGCCTCTACGGAGAAGCAAAACCAAATGACCCCAGCATCGAAGCGGCCAGCAAGGATTTGATTTCTTGGTATGAACAAGCAAGAAAG ATTCTTGATGCTGCCGCGCTATCAGAGAAACCTTTCTGTGACGCTCAAAACGCAAGATCGATAGATGTCGCTCTTCGCACCATCGagttccatttcctccacCTTACTATCCTGCTTGCCCGATCTTCGGCCTACATGCAGGCACAATGCTTGGACGCTTCGAAGCGAATGCTCCACCTACTCCAAGACATGGCCCCCGAATCCAAAGAACCCCATCACCCAATCATCTGGCAGCTA CGTAATTTGGAAGAAAACAAGGAAGCATTGGCTGCTATGGAGCATCTTCCAAGATATCTGAAGGAATTAAGCCCACGGAACTCCCTTGCAGCAAGCTTAGAGGGCATTGCAAATGTCTTCGTGCAGCACGCGAGATCCGTGCTATGTCGCCAGGATCCTGCAGGCGCAAATGCCGCCGTTGTAGCAGCACAGAGCTCAACATTGCCACTGGGAAGTTTACCATATGACAGGCCATTTGACGTGGATATGCTTCATTCGAATTCGCTTTTCAGCAATACTGCCTCAGTTATGCCAACTACAGGACAGCTCGAAATTGGCAATTTTGATATCGAACTCAATAATGATCTGGCAATATTTACAAACAgcctcgacgatgatggaaTGTTTGACTGGCTGAACTGGGATAGTCAAGCACAAAAATCCGAGTACGCAGCATAG
- a CDS encoding uncharacterized protein (ID:PFLUO_003311-T1.cds;~source:funannotate) has protein sequence MQPFKIDLPHSHVSGRFSIPKNRASSKFVPLLVCLHGGSYNSEYFDASPEYSITAVTEALGIPVVSIDRPGYGESDPFPSPFPSDGPRKDDTFSHLQGSYLDTWVLPAVWEKFGEQSGATAVVLLAHSIGAMMAISAAGQHNGQYPLAGLITSGIGAELNLEISAKFVDLVGSTEQTHMKFDPVIKDASMLQLPARKVTDPQVAQFSERLNNPTPVHELIDINTTWLDLWHRYSHAVKVPVMYGISEFDGLWISTQEAVDKYRDAFPASPRVECGIVPMAPHYIELSLQGRGWLTRCCGFAMESAGWAYLDDRGPVPAPR, from the coding sequence ATGCAGCCCTTCAAAATCGACCTTCCTCACAGCCACGTCTCTGGCCGTTTTTCTATCCCTAAGAATCGCGCCTCCAGCAAGTTCGTGCCTCTGCTTGTTTGCCTCCACGGCGGCAGCTATAATTCGGAATACTTCGATGCCAGCCCCGAGTACTCAATTACCGCGGTCACAGAGGCCCTGGGCATCCCCGTCGTATCTATAGACCGCCCAGGCTACGGGGAGAGCGACCCTTTCCCGTCTCCTTTCCCTAGCGACGGGCCTCGCAAAGATGACACATTCTCGCACCTGCAAGGCTCGTACCTCGACACCTGGGTACTCCCCGCCGTATGGGAGAAATTTGGAGAACAGTCGGGCGCGACAGCGGTTGTCCTTCTGGCACACTCCATcggcgccatgatggccatCAGCGCTGCTGGTCAACACAATGGCCAATACCCCTTGGCCGGATTGATCACATCGGGAATTGGTGCGGAGCTAAATCTGGAAATCAGTGCCAAGTTTGTGGATCTGGTTGGTTCGACCGAGCAAACCCACATGAAATTCGATCCGGTCATCAAGGACGCCTCAATGCTCCAGCTGCCAGCCAGGAAGGTGACCGATCCTCAAGTGGCTCAATTCTCTGAGCGGCTCAATAACCCGACTCCTGTTCATGAACTGATTGACATAAACACGACTTGGCTTGATTTATGGCATCGGTACTCGCATGCGGTCAAGGTCCCGGTCATGTATGGGATCAGCGAATTTGACGGACTCTGGATCTCCACGCAGGAGGCTGTCGACAAATACCGTGACGCGTTTCCGGCGAGCCCGCGAGTAGAATGCGGGATTGTGCCGATGGCACCGCATTATATCGAATTGAGTCTGCAGGGCAGAGGGTGGCTGACCAGGTGTTGCGGGTTTGCGATGGAATCTGCCGGCTGGGCTTATCTGGATGACCGCGGACCAGTTCCTGCACCAAGGTAA
- a CDS encoding uncharacterized protein (ID:PFLUO_003312-T1.cds;~source:funannotate), whose translation MEELPGSRDVFGQLPRLKGYTHLALCFPYPDTKPREIAVESLQEACQRLTIALPWLAGRVVNLGAGTGCSGIFTICLCTETEAILKVQDRSDVCPSYDDIRTNGTSDMLDCSLLSAETTLPDSYEDESAPVLTLTATWVKNGIILDCAAQHNIFDMGGIDQFFRLLATSLQNGDLPQPAIEINNRDRRSIFPPLGQDEIKYDHTAMRCPSALNKPLRLPLPPGPRPAFHHFRFSATNLGLIARNCNTPSMDDALSAFVWKRLSAVRLHLYNKPDAVTGFSRAVDCRRTLGVPAEYMGQLAVKTFSTMTLRNIEGSSLDIVAAHLRKDLQKIRDQNFLRSLATLIDSESDKSTFNFVQDFNPETWINASSWVGVNAYALEFGLLGKPAVVRRPTSKPVQSLLYFLPQTQQGDIDVLLCLTDEEIVMLKKDEEWSKYARYIG comes from the coding sequence ATGGAGGAATTGCCCGGCTCGCGTGATGTCTTCGGGCAACTGCCCCGACTAAAGGGATACACCCATCTTGCTTTGTGCTTCCCCTATCCCGACACAAAGCCCCGAGAAATAGCCGTCGAATCCCTGCAAGAGGCCTGTCAGCGATTAACAATAGCTTTGCCTTGGCTAGCGGGCAGAGTCGTCAACCTCGGCGCCGGTACTGGATGTTCTGGTATTTTCACCATCTGTTTATGCACCGAAACCGAAGCCATCCTCAAAGTCCAGGATCGGTCTGATGTGTGTCCGTCCTACGATGATATCCGTACCAACGGGACGAGCGATATGCTGGATTGTTCGCTGCTATCAGCCGAGACTACCCTGCCAGACAGCTACGAGGATGAGTCTGCGCCTGTCCTGACTCTAACAGCTACATGGGTCAAAAATGGCATCATACTAGACTGTGCTGCCCAGCATAATATCTTCGACATGGGCGGCATCGATCAATTCTTTCGGCTTCTGGCCACATCCCTTCAAAACGGAGATCTTCCACAACCTGCTATCGAGATCAACAACCGGGACCGCAGGTCTATATTCCCTCCTCTAGGCCAGGACGAGATCAAGTATGACCATACCGCAATGCGCTGTCCATCTGCTCTGAATAAACCATTGAGGCTCCCACTGCCGCCAGGCCCTCGTCCGGCGTTTCATCACTTTCGCTTCAGCGCAACAAATCTCGGGTTAATAGCAAGGAATTGTAATACGCCATCAATGGACGATGCACTAAGTGCCTTTGTGTGGAAACGTCTCAGCGCAGTCCGCCTCCATCTCTATAACAAGCCAGACGCTGTAACCGGGTTCTCCCGCGCAGTGGATTGCAGACGCACCTTGGGTGTCCCGGCAGAGTACATGGGACAACTAGCTGTGAAAACGTTTTCGACAATGACTCTCCGCAATATTGAGGGATCATCACTTGATATAGTGGCAGCACACCTCCGGAAAGACCTTCAAAAGATCCGAGACCAAAACTTCCTGCGCAGTTTGGCAACACTCATCGACTCAGAGTCCGATAAAAGTACATTTAACTTTGTCCAGGACTTTAATCCGGAGACTTGGATCAATGCGTCTTCATGGGTGGGCGTCAATGCCTACGCTCTGGAATTTGGTCTCCTGGGCAAGCCGGCGGTTGTTCGACGGCCAACCTCCAAACCCGTCCAAAGCCTTCTGTACTTCTTGCCACAGACGCAACAGGGCGACATTGACGTTTTGCTCTGTCTGACTGATGAAGAGATAGTGATGCTGAAAAAGGATGAGGAGTGGTCGAAGTATGCACGGTATATTGGTTGA
- a CDS encoding uncharacterized protein (ID:PFLUO_003313-T1.cds;~source:funannotate), whose product MPVHYNTHTKEPYLRLPTPLSNIIITPHRLSQLEETVAAQVRLLNEPTIYLNLEGPPYPYLPEHGEEWVKRKCDDGEPVVSAVRAEFENPDTEKPFFDSCPFTVIREVTEQGPETGDPLKDVLIGDIGMDRYSFYEEGYGTEKRAEAQRLNNELSAGDRRIVWSIGDFLSPSHHGRGIMTLAMRTVLQDWGVPRMNIHLLKSCAFVENKGSLRVFEKNNFEVVCTLKDWAPVSESRGGGTKSLVIVNWKGL is encoded by the exons ATGCCTGTCCACTACAACACGCACACAAAAGAGCCCTACCTGCGCTTACCGACACCCTTAtccaacatcatcatcaccccCCACCGACTGAGCCAACTAGAAGAGACAGTCGCCGCACAAGTCCGGCTTCTCAATGAACCCACAATCTACCTGAATCTTGAGGGTCCTCCCTACCCATATCTCCCCGAACACGGAGAGGAATGGGTGAAGAGGAAATGTGACGATGGAGAACCAGTCGTCAGCGCCGTGCGTGCGGAATTCGAGAATCCGGACACGGAAAAACCGTTCTTTGATTCCTGTCCCTTCACTGTTATCCGCGAAGTCACGGAACAGGGTCCCGAGACGGGAGATCCGCTGAAGGATGTCTTGATCGGGGATATTGGCATGGATCGGTATTCCTTCTATGAAGAGGGGTATGGCACGGAGAAGAGGGCTGAGGCGCAGCGGTTGAATAATGAGTTATCTGCTGGGGATAGGAGGATTGTTTGGTCGATCGGAG AtttcctttctccttctcaccaCGGTAGGGGAATCATGACTCTTGCCATGAGAACGGTTCTGCAGGACTGGGGTGTGCCACGCATGAATATCCACCTACTCAAGAGTTGTGCCTTTGTTGAGAATAAAGGCAGTCTCAGAGTCTTCGAGAAGAATAACTTCGAGGTGGTCTGCACTTTGAAGGATTGGGCGCCTGTTTCTGAGAGCAGAGGTGGCGGGACGAAGTCGCTTGTGATTGTCAACTGGAAGGGCCTGTAA